The nucleotide sequence TTTTTGCAGGAAAAGCACATCCAAACGATCATGAAGGAAAACTTTTAATTCAACGCATTGTGCATTTAGCTCAACAACTAACGCCAACAATAAAACTCGTCTTTTTACAAGACTACAATATGGATATTGCCCAACGACTTGTTTCAGGAGTGGACCTTTGGTTGAATACTCCACAACGACCACTTGAAGCATCCGGAACGAGCGGGATGAAAGCTGCGCATAACGGCGTGCCAAGTCTTTCTGTTCCAGATGGTTGGTGGATTGAAGGACTCATGGAAGATGCAACGGGATGGGGTATTGGTGAAGAAGTAGTATACGAGCAAGATTATGAAAAAGTGAACTGGCAAGACGCTCAACAAATATATGAAAAACTCGAACAAAAAATTCTGCCGCTTTATTATCAAAATAATGATGAATATGTAGCGGTTATGAGGCGTGCAGTAGCAATTAATGGAGCATATTTTAACACGCAACGAATGGTTGATCAATACTTAGTACGCGCATATGCACGAAACAACTGAGATTTTCTTTTGTTTGTTATTTGTTTAATTATAATACTAAGAATAGGTCCTGTTTCAACATGGAGGGGAAATGCATACTGCGAAGTACTATTCTCGCTGTGCTTACAAAAGCATTATCCTTAGACGCTCTCGTATCTTTGATGAAGAAGAAATGCGTCTAACTCAAAAAAAAACTTTCAGGCAGTAGACAAACGATTTTGAACAGAGCCTAAGAATAAAAATCTTTAAATAGGATGGTGAACTAAAGACTGCTAAAAAGGTGAGCATGATATGCGAATACAACAGATTAAAGCACGACAACTTCTTGATTCTCGAGGGAATCCAACAATAGAAACAGAGCTTATCACTAAATATGGTCGTGCCCGAGCAATCGTTCCAAGTGGCGCATCAACTGGCAAACATGAAGCATTAGAACTTCGCGATGGCAAAGCAGCCTATAATGGTAAAGGAGTAACAAAAGCAATTGCTTCAGTAAAAACCTTAAGTAAATATGTGAAAGGTAAAGACTTCACCCACCAACAGGCATTTGATGAAACTCTTTTAGCAGCAGACGGCACGAAAAATAAATCTAAGTATGGTGGTAATGCGTTATTATCATTAAGCATGGCATTTAGTAGAGTCCTAGCTCAAGAGCATGACATTCCTTTGTACAAACAAATCGCAAATGATTTTCATACAAAAACACCAACACTGCCCATACCTTTTGCAAATGTTATTAATGGAGGAGTTCACGCAGGAAATGATTTAGAATTTCAAGAATTCATGATAGCGCCAGTGAAAGCAAAGAGTTTCACACAAGCAACAGAAATTGTGGCTGAAACCTATCATGAACTCAAAGAACTCATCAAAAAACGATATGGTAAAGAGGCAGTAAACGTAGGTGATGAAGGTGGATTTGCACCTCCCGTACACAGCGCTGATCAAGCACTTAATCTTTTAATGAAAGCATTAGAAAATACAGGTCATGATCGCGTAACGGCAATTGCAATGGATGCAGCAGCAAGTGAATTTTATCATAAAAATAAAACGTACACGACAAAACAACTTAAACCGGGAAGACTAGCGAAATATTATGAACGTTTAACAGAAAAATATCCTCTTATTAGTGTTGAAGATCCTTTTGATCAAGATGACTTTTCTGCCTGGAAAGGATTTATGGCATCGCATGAAAACTTACAAATTGTTGGAGATGACTTAACAGTTTCAAATCCGCTTCGCGTTAAAAAAGCAATTGAAGGTAATATGTGTAATGCGTTGCTTCTTAAAATTAATCAAGTAGGAACTATTTTTGAATCTTTAG is from Candidatus Woesearchaeota archaeon and encodes:
- the eno gene encoding phosphopyruvate hydratase; this translates as MRIQQIKARQLLDSRGNPTIETELITKYGRARAIVPSGASTGKHEALELRDGKAAYNGKGVTKAIASVKTLSKYVKGKDFTHQQAFDETLLAADGTKNKSKYGGNALLSLSMAFSRVLAQEHDIPLYKQIANDFHTKTPTLPIPFANVINGGVHAGNDLEFQEFMIAPVKAKSFTQATEIVAETYHELKELIKKRYGKEAVNVGDEGGFAPPVHSADQALNLLMKALENTGHDRVTAIAMDAAASEFYHKNKTYTTKQLKPGRLAKYYERLTEKYPLISVEDPFDQDDFSAWKGFMASHENLQIVGDDLTVSNPLRVKKAIEGNMCNALLLKINQVGTIFESLASAYLAQKARWNVMVSHRSGETEDAYISDLAVGLGMGQIKLGAPARGERTAKYNQLLRIEEELGRKAKYARF